In the genome of Parus major isolate Abel chromosome 2, Parus_major1.1, whole genome shotgun sequence, one region contains:
- the MYC gene encoding myc proto-oncogene protein, with the protein MPLSAGFSSKNYDYDYDSVQPYFYFEEEEENFYLAAQQRGSELQPPAPSEDIWKKFELLPTPPLSPSRRSSLAAASCFPSTADQLEIVTELLGGDMVNQSFICDPDDETVKSIIIQDCMWSGFSAAAKLEKVVSEKLASYQAARREGCPAARPGPPPAAPPAPPPGLAASPAASASLYLHDLGAAAADCIDPSVVFPYPLSERAPRAAPPGASPASLLGDDTPPTTSSDSEEEQEEDEEIDVVTLAEANEYESSTESSSTETSEEHSKPHHSPLVLKRCHVNIHQHNYAAPPSTKVEYPAAKRLRLDSGRVLKQISNNRKCSSPRTSDSEENDKRRTHNVLERQRRNELKLSFFALRDEIPEVANNEKAPKVVILKKATEYVLSIQSDEHRLIAEKEQLRRRREQLKHKLEQLRNCCA; encoded by the exons ATGCCGCTCAGCGCCGGCTTCTCCAGCAAGAACTACGACTACGATTACGACTCTGTGCAGCCCTACTTCTACTtcgaggaggaggaagagaactTCTACCTGGCGGCGCAGCAGCGGGGCAGCGAGCTGCAGCCCCCCGCCCCGTCCGAGGACATATGGAAGAAGTTTGAGCTGCTGCCCACTCCGCCCCTCTCCCCCAGCCGCCGCTCCAGCCTGGCCGctgcctcctgcttcccctcCACCGCTGACCAGCTGGAGATTGTGACCGAGCTCCTCGGGGGGGACATGGTCAACCAGAGCTTCATCTGCGACCCGGACGACGAGACCGTCAAGTCCATCATCATCCAGGACTGCATGTGGAGCGGCTTCTCCGCCGCCGCCAAGCTGGAGAAGGTGGTCTCGGAGAAGCTGGCGTCCTACCAGGCAGCTCGCCGAGAGGGGtgccccgccgcccgccccggaccgccgcccgccgcgccgccAGCCCCGCCACCCGGACTGGCCGCGTCCCCCGCCGCCTCCGCCAGCCTCTACCTGCACGACCtgggcgccgccgccgccgacTGCATCGACCCCTCGGTGGTCTTCCCGTACCCGCTGAGCGAGCGGGCCCCGCGGGCCGCCCCGCCCGGCGCCAGCCCCGCGTCCCTGCTGGGCGACGACACGCCGCCCACGACCAGCAGCGACTCGG aagaagaacaagaagaagaTGAGGAAATCGATGTTGTTACATTAGCTGAAGCAAATGAATATGAATCCAGCACAGagtccagcagcacagagacgTCAGAGGAGCACAGTAAGCCCCACCACAGCCCGCTGGTTCTCAAACGGTGTCATGTCAACATCCATCAGCACAACTATGCCGCTCCTCCCTCCACCAAGGTTGAATACCCAGCTGCAAAAAGGCTAAGGTTGGACAGTGGCAGGGTTCTCAAACAGATCAGCAACAACCGAAAATGCTCCAGTCCGCGCACATCAGATTCGGAGGAGAACGACAAGAGGCGAACACACAATGTCTTGGAGCGCCAGAGGAGGAATGAGCTGAAGTTGAGTTTCTTTGCCTTGCGTGACGAGATACCCGAGGTGGCCAACAATGAAAAGGCTCCCAAGGTTGTCATCCTGAAAAAAGCAACAGAGTACGTTCTTTCCATCCAGTCGGATGAACACAGACTGATTGCAGAGAAAGAGCAGTTGAGGCGGAGGAGAGAACAGTTGAAACACAAACTTGAGCAGCTAAGGAACTGTTGTGCATAG